AGGTCGGGATCGATTCGGTACGAACAGTCCGCTCGGGACGTGCTCCCGCAGTAGACGGCGGACGCGGTATCGAAGAACGACGTCGACGAACGAAGCATTCTCAGTCGAGGTTCGAGACCGCTGACGGCGAGGTTGCGTACCTGCCGTCGTCGCACTGTAACCCCGCTGACCGCGTGAGCGGCCGGGATCGGCGACAGCGAGACGGCGTTCGATCGTCGCTCGCCTGGTCCGATGATCGCCGGTGACGGCAGATCGGGTGCTCGCGCGCTCGATGCAGGGCTGCGCGAGGCGAATCGAGACCGAGGCGCCACGTGGTCGATACCCGGTTGCCGACGTGATCGAACGATGGGGGCGCTATCGGCCGACCAGGCGATAGCCAATGTAGCGGCGAGCCGAGAGCGCGGCGGGCCCCTCGTGACAAACAGCAATTCCGAGAGGCGAGGGAGGAGGAAATCGTAGTCGAGCAGTTCGGCTGCTCGAACGGCGAGGAAAACGGCATCTACCGCGCGCGAACTCGGACGTTGCGATCGGCCGAGATCCGTTGCGGTACGATCGTGCGTCCTGGCAGGCCGCGGGTCGGCCAGGCGGGCGAACACTGCGTTCGAACCGCGAGCGCAGAGACGCGACGCTGGGAAAAGCCCTCTACTAAAGTGATGAACCATATGGAGATATACTGAATCTCCGAAACGGACTCGGAGCCAGAAAAAACCGTGGGTGGAACGACGCTCCGAGAGAGACGCCATCGCATCGAATAGGCAGCCAGCGACGGCGTGAACTACTACGCCGTCTGCGCTCGCTCCTGGGAACGACCGGGCCGGAGCCGGCCAGCGATTCGCGACCGGACGGCCGCGGCCGACGTCGCTCGCACTACCGAACGATACCGCGCCGCGCTCGGACGTGACGATCCGCGGCTCCCGTACTCCGATCCGATCGTCTGCCAGTTGCGCTCGGCAACTGACGACAGCAACTGCGATGCGGCGACTGGTCGATGGACTCGATCGAAACGAGCCTGGCTGCGGACGACAGCCGACGAGTCGCTCCACCAGCGTGACTTCGAAGCGTTACGGGCGAACGCGAACGACTCGAGAACCGACCGGAATCGGCCGAAGGCGCTCATCGGGGACCGGCAAGTGCAACTTACCGAGTCGACGACCGCTACGGACCCGGCGGCGCGCGGTATCAGTCATTGGTAGCAGCGTGTTACTCGACGCTGGGTCCGCCAGCCGCTACTCTCGGGCTACTCTCGATCGTGACGCGGCTGTGCGGGAGCTGCAGCAGCCGTCAGCCGTCCGTGTGATGCACCTGACCGCGGCGGTCCGAATCGGAGCGGACGATTCAGGTGCTACCCGGGGACTGAATTCCCTCGGGTACGAAGTCGGAAAGCGATACGGTGTCGAGCACCTCGTCGACCGCCAGCGGATCGTCGGCTGTGGAGACGGTCTCGTGAATGCATCGCATGCATTCGAGCACCCCGTCGACGGCGGCTCGGCGGGTCGACACGCGGCCGATCGTTCGGTGGATCGCCCTGTCCGCGAGGAAGTACCGGTAGCGGAGCTCCCAACACCGACAGAGGCCGAGTCCCGGGTGGGATCGGTCGGCGAGCGTACTGTCCGCGATCAATTCGATCGTGGGCCGGCTATGCCGGTAGATGAACCGATCGTCGCGGAGCTCCGCGAGCCCCCACCTCGGAGGCAATGCCTCCGGCGGGATGGGGTCCTGGTCAGCGACCATAGTATCGATATCGCAGAGAACGGGAGTGTCCGTTCCGCTTGCGTACGCGGGTTCCTATATAGGATCCCCGTACCGTTTCAGCGGTCTGGCATAGGGGGACCGTACCGGAGTCCGTTCGGGCGCCGGCGGCGCCGAGCGCGATCGAGACGGCCACCGGCGCGGAATCGGGCCGAACGGGGACGATCGTCCGACTTTTGTCCGCGCCCGTCCGAGTTCGAGTATGGCCGACTTCGATCCCGAGAAGTTCGAAGACAAGTACGCCAACTACTTCCCCGAACTGCAGCAGGCGTACAAGAACGCGTTCAACCGGATGAACGACCGCTACGACTCCGAACTCGTCCACGCGATCGACCAGCAGGTGTTGAACGAGAGCGAACCCTTCTACGAGGGCGACGGCGAGTTCCGCGTCGAACTCCCGGACGATCCGTACGAGCGCCTCTCAGGCGTGCTCGTCGAAGAGGAACGGTTCGAGCAGGTCTTAGAGTCCCACGTCGAGGAAATCGAAACCGAGCTACAGCGCGTCTTCGGCTTCGCCTAACGAAGCGGTCCGGCCGTCGCAGTCGCCGATAGCCGACCGCGAAGGACGGAAGGTTTAGGGGGGCTGATACCCAAGGGGCTTCTATGAGCACCGAGACCCAGAACGACGGGGACGACCTCGAGGAGCGCGTCACGAACTTCCTGCGCCGGAACTTCCCGCAGATCCAGATGCACGGCGGGAGCGCAGCGATTCAGGACATCGACCGCGAGAGCGGTGAGGTCTCGATCGCGCTCGGCGGCGCCTGCAGTGGCTGCGGGATCTCGCCGATGACGATCCAGGCGATCAAGAGCCGGATGGTCAAGGAAATCCCCGAAATCGAGCAGGTCAACGCTTCCACCGGGATGGACGGTGGCGACGACATGGGCGGCGGCACGAGCCCCTCCTTCCCCGGCGAGACCGTCGACGACGACGGCGAAGCCGACGAAGGTCCGGAAGCACCGTTCTAACCGTCGCTCGTCCCGCCCGTTCGAGCAGTCGTTTTTGCTATTTCATTCCTCGACAGTCGTCGCTCCGAGTAGAGGGGTCACAACGAGACGCCGAGACGACCACCGGTCAGCGCAGGTCGCGTCCGCGTTCCCACGTCCTGATCAGCGCCGTGAGCGTTCGAACCGTCGGCACATCGAGGCCCGTCTCGGCCGCGCGATCCACGACATAGCCGTGGATCGCATCGATTTCGGTCCGCCGGTCGGCCAGCAGGTCCTGCGCCATCGAGGACGTGTTCGCGGCCGTCGCCGCGGCGACGGCTTCCATCGCGGCGAGTGCCGCGCGGTCCGAGAGGGAGACGCCGCACTCCCGAGCGACGCGTGCCGTCTCCCGAGTCGCCGTCCGCGCCAGTTCGTTCGCCGGCGCCTCGAGGACCGCCCCGTTCTCGGTCTCGGTCAGGGCCGTCACGGCGTTGATCCCGGCGTTGACCGCGATCTTCTCCCACAACCGGCGGGGCATATCCTCGGCGACCGTCGTCTCGATCCCGGCGGCCGCAAACGCCTGGCCGACTCGCTCGGCGATCGTCGACGGACCGCCGTCGCGAGCGCCCAGAACGACCTCGCCGAGACCCGTACATTCGACGACGCCTGGTTCCCGGAGCAGCGCACCGTAGGTCGCCGTCCCCGCGAGCACCGGCGCGTCGACGCGGGCCGCGAGCGTCGCCTCGTTGCCCATGCCGTTTTGCAAGGAGAGTACGGCGTCGAACGACCCCGTCGAGAGCGCGGCGGCGGCCGCAGCGGTGTCGAACGACTTGACCGTCACGACGGCCAGGTCGGCGTTCAGTTCGGTCCCGTCGGTCGTCACGGATGGGGACGAGTGGACGGGGAACTCGTCGGCGACGCCCTCGCCCGCACCCACGATTTGCAACCCCGATTCGCTGACGGCGCGGGCCTGGTCCGCGCGGGCGACGAGGGTAACGTCGTGCTCGCGCGCCAATAGGCCGCCGACGAGGCTGCCCAGGCTACCGGCGCCGAAAACGACAGCGTTCATGGCACGAGGTGGACCGAGCGCAGTAAAAACGGTTGTCGTCGGGGGCCGCGCTCGGCGCCGACCGCCGTCCGAGCGCCGGGCGCGGTTATCAGTCCTCGGTCCAGTAGTACAGGTCCTCGCGGTCGGCACCGCAGGATGGACACTCGTCGGGGACGTCGCGATCGAGCCGGCCCAACTCGCCACACTCCCAGCAGCGCCACATGAGTTCGGCTTCACCGAACTTCTGACCCGACCGGACGTGTTCGACGCTCAGGCCTTCGATGCCGTCGCGGAGCGTGATGTACAGTCCGTTTTCGTCGATCCCGCGAATCCGTCCGATTTCGGTGCCATCCTCGGTGTAGACCGTCATCCCGAACGCGAGCCGTGACTGTTCCTCGGCCATGTGAATCACCAACGAGAAACTACGCCGCGAGCGGTGATAAACCCCAATGTGCTATATAAAATTGGGCTGACTATCGCTACGGACCGCACGCCTGGCGCCGCTCAGTCCTCGGTCCAGTACATCAGGTCCTCGCGTTCGGTGCCGCAGTTCGGACACTCGTCGGGGAGGCCGTCCTCGATGTCTCCCATCTCGCCACACTCCATGCAGCGCCACATCAGGTGGGCCTCGCCGAACTCGTGGCCC
This window of the Natrinema salifodinae genome carries:
- a CDS encoding iron-sulfur cluster biogenesis protein NfuA, whose protein sequence is MSTETQNDGDDLEERVTNFLRRNFPQIQMHGGSAAIQDIDRESGEVSIALGGACSGCGISPMTIQAIKSRMVKEIPEIEQVNASTGMDGGDDMGGGTSPSFPGETVDDDGEADEGPEAPF
- a CDS encoding DUF7130 family rubredoxin-like protein, which codes for MAEEQSRLAFGMTVYTEDGTEIGRIRGIDENGLYITLRDGIEGLSVEHVRSGQKFGEAELMWRCWECGELGRLDRDVPDECPSCGADREDLYYWTED
- a CDS encoding ketopantoate reductase family protein, which encodes MNAVVFGAGSLGSLVGGLLAREHDVTLVARADQARAVSESGLQIVGAGEGVADEFPVHSSPSVTTDGTELNADLAVVTVKSFDTAAAAAALSTGSFDAVLSLQNGMGNEATLAARVDAPVLAGTATYGALLREPGVVECTGLGEVVLGARDGGPSTIAERVGQAFAAAGIETTVAEDMPRRLWEKIAVNAGINAVTALTETENGAVLEAPANELARTATRETARVARECGVSLSDRAALAAMEAVAAATAANTSSMAQDLLADRRTEIDAIHGYVVDRAAETGLDVPTVRTLTALIRTWERGRDLR
- a CDS encoding DUF5783 family protein — translated: MADFDPEKFEDKYANYFPELQQAYKNAFNRMNDRYDSELVHAIDQQVLNESEPFYEGDGEFRVELPDDPYERLSGVLVEEERFEQVLESHVEEIETELQRVFGFA
- a CDS encoding DUF7552 domain-containing protein; this encodes MNYYAVCARSWERPGRSRPAIRDRTAAADVARTTERYRAALGRDDPRLPYSDPIVCQLRSATDDSNCDAATGRWTRSKRAWLRTTADESLHQRDFEALRANANDSRTDRNRPKALIGDRQVQLTESTTATDPAARGISHW